In the genome of Raphanus sativus cultivar WK10039 chromosome 4, ASM80110v3, whole genome shotgun sequence, one region contains:
- the LOC108846515 gene encoding uncharacterized protein LOC108846515, which translates to MAKMMSSQHVPIKCLGDFSSTNERDRLCGCILIDKSKQVDTGVPDLINPQFFSTVPIDLPFIKENPPASSASTQYMFFHSPPPPPYQSIQWTPGEYTRDFQVGSYSIRSRNLCLLHPTAEGWRLSVFQNEKESLYCLSHVAGMNKIKLKKQNGKWIISKDTVSAADTLSLLKNQNRSDAEEAEHQTLLGNTDPNTQNTSAAIIPPDSLKTQNPSSVHK; encoded by the exons ATGGCAAAGATGATGTCTTCCCAACACGTTCCAATCAAGTGCCTTGGAGACTTCAGTTCTACGAATGAGCGTGATAGACTTTGCGGTTGCATCCTCATCGACAAATCCAAACAAGTGGACACAGGAGTTCCTGATCTGATAAATCCTCAGTTCTTCTCAACTGTCCCCATTGATCTACCATTCATCAAGGAGAATCCTCCAGCTTCTTCTGCTTCTACTCAGTACATGTTTTTTCactctcctcctccacctccttaCCAGAGCATCCAATGGACCCCAGGGGAATACACCAGAGATTTTCAGGTCGGATCTTACTCCATAAGATCCAGAAATCTCTGTCTCCTACATCCCACAGCAGAAGGATGGAGACTCTCTGTTTTCCAGAATGAAAAAGAGTCGCTCTACTGCCTCTCCCATGTTGCTGGGATGAATAAGATCAAGTTGAAGAAACAAAATGGAAAGTGGATAATAAGCAAGGATACGGTCTCTGCTGCG GATACTCTTTCTCTGCTAAAAAATCAGAACCGTTCTGATGCAGAAGAAGCTGAACACCAAACTCTCTTGGGAAACACTGATCCAAACACTCAGAACACCAGTGCTGCTATCATTCCTCCTGATTCACTGAAGACACAGAACCCTTCTTCTGTTCATAAATAG
- the LOC130511580 gene encoding protein phosphatase 2C 3-like: MERSFARMDNEVVSWGETVMSANCSCELQTPDCDAVGSTAVVSVVTPEKIVVANCGDSRAVLCRNGKPVPLSTDHKPDRLDELDRIQEAGGRVIYSDGPRVLGVLAMSRAIGDNYLKPYVSSEPEVTVTDRTEEDEFLILASDGLWDVVTNEAACAMVHMYLNKRGGGRGRRRETQDECSDGKEDEKVVVGSSKSGKKGEIADKACTEASVLLTKLALAKHSSDNVSVVVVDLRRRRKRHVA, encoded by the exons ATGGAGCGTAGCTTCGCGCGCATGGACAATGAGGTTGTTAGTTGGGGCGAAACCGTGATGAGCGCTAACTGCAGTTGCGAGCTTCAAACGCCAGATTGCGACGCTGTCGGATCCACCGCCGTTGTCTCCGTCGTTACTCCGGAGAAGATCGTTGTAGCTAACTGCGGCGATTCCAGAGCAGTTCTCTGTAGGAATGGAAAACCAGTTCCTCTATCCACAGATCACAAG CCGGATCGTCTTGACGAGTTGGATCGGATCCAGGAAGCAGGGGGGAGAGTGATATACTCGGATGGTCCAAGAGTCTTAGGCGTGTTAGCCATGTCACGAGCCATAGGTGATAATTACTTGAAACCATACGTGAGTTCGGAGCCGGAAGTTACTGTGACAGACCGGACCGAAGAAGATGAGTTTCTTATTCTAGCGAGCGACGGATTATGGGACGTGGTGACGAACGAGGCGGCGTGCGCGATGGTGCACATGTATCTTAACAAAAGAGGTGGTGGCCGTGGAAGGCGACGAGAAACTCAGGACGAGTGTAGTGACGGGAAAGAGGATGAGAAGGTGGTGGTGGGGTCGAGCAAGAGCGGGAAGAAAGGAGAGATCGCGGACAAAGCATGCACGGAGGCGTCAGTGTTGTTGACGAAGCTGGCGTTGGCTAAGCATAGTAGCGACAACGTAAGCGTCGTGGTCGTTGatctcagaagaagaagaaaaagacacGTTGCTTGA